AACCTGTTGGTAAAACTACAGTGTTTAACGTATTTTACGCAATTTAATTTAACGACACGACCCACATAAACCTGAAGCCCAAACCATCGAATAAATAGGATGAAACGGCAGAGTGAGTGGGAGACTGGAGAGAGTtctccatttgttgcaatctcGCCATGAGATggcactaattctcacacactgaacctccaagcttttattttgaaaggtaaATGCTGACATTAACATGGTTACATGCTATGTCAATTTTAACATTACGATGCATAGCAGGGCTATTTTGTCACCTTTTCCATGTTAGTGTTGGTATAATATTTGAGTCCCAGGTGCCAATCACCATTAAAAAAGGGTGAGTGTTTCAGATTAAGGATCTTGTCGGTATGGCCTATATACTGCACTTTATTATATCTCTCTTTTAGACACTCcttttaattactattattttgtTCTAAATTGTCTTGTCTCCATACCTTTGTACTATTTATGTtgctatcttgaccaggactccctggaagaagtgatcttgtatctcaatgggaccttACTGGctaaataaagtataaataaaaaataacataaacaagAAATTTGACAATGTGGTCCATCATCAGATGCGCCTGCTGACCAGGGACAAAATCTATCAAACTgagatattgttgttgtttaaaacaggtaatttaaaataaaacttttctgGTTGCTCCAACTTTTACCCAGAAGCAAAAATCAATCTTTaattatttgactttttaatcacAATAATGATAAATTCTGTTTAAAAGAGAACACAGGGATAAGGTTTGTTCCCCACATTAGACAGGCTTCTTCAATGTCTCGTTTTAAATCTCATACATTTTCCTTGGTATTTAATACAATGTgacacatttcctgttttgtttttggcttgCTTTATGTCTTCGTATGTATTTTAATGATACCCCACAGtgatcaaatgtgttgttttgcctTATCTATAATATTAGCATGTGCTCAGCAAGGCTGGTTAAAACATGATGCCCCAGGAtgtcaacaaaagaaaaaaggaaagaaacctGGCTCTTAGTTTGTTTAATACAATACTTCCAAGCTGTGCACAGTCAAGGTGACTTTCACTTCTAAAAGGTCCTCATTGTAACACAGGAAACATTCAGCCATCATTGGCAATCATGCATTTGGGCTGTAGGTTCAGCAATTATGAGACAAGATGTTGAAAAAGATTACTGGATGTTTTCTCTCTATTGCAGTTTAAGTAATTATTTAAATTGCCGGAGTTCTAAACTCTGCAGTTTTAAGTCCATGAAGCTCATGACAGATGTGGAATTACAGCTTTAGCATCTTGCCTGACACTGAATCcttcagagagggagagacagaagacaagGCCTCCCAGGACACACAGCACAGACCCAGCCCAGCCGATGAAGAGAGCAGCTCCCAGCTCAAACCTGAGAAGGTGACAGATAATAATCAAGATTTACCTTTGATCAGCTGTCGATTACGTCTGTCGTTTAATTGTGAAAACTTACTTTTGAGCAACAAAGAGGGGATCAAAGAAATCAGTTGTGATCCTGCGAGCATATATAGAGCATGCAATCATGCAGCACAGGCCTATGGAGAGAAATAGAAGCGTTTTAATTTAACAACCTGACTAAAATCTAACCAGAACAAAACGAAGGAAGTTCCTGTTTTTATcaataaaatgtagattttacCACTGAGGATGAAGTGGAAGCCGGAGAGGACAGTCAGACGAGCTTTGGTTGTCTCTGAACCTCCTATTTTTGTGCACTTCATTCCCACTAGGGCAAGGATGGCACCAAAGAAACccagacacacagcagtgatCATCAGACCCCGACACACCTGGATATAAGCTGCATGACAGGGAGGTGGGACAACCTCAGTGCTTGGTGGTTGTAAACATTTTTGGCTTGTGATGTAAAGCACCATCTTCTCGTGTAGCCTTATTTTCTTGCAAATTGCAGTCGAGAGAGTCACACAGATGCAATGAGCAAAGACCAAATCGAAGAATGTCACAGATAGAAGCAGCGTGCTTATACATTTCTGCCCTGTTTTGAAGAATAAAAACgggaaaagataaaaaaaataaatgcacaacaCATGCATAtccatatatttatttgtttacccATTCACATAATATGCatgtaaaacaatttaaattaaCCTATATCCCCCAAAAATAGCATGACAAAGACCACTGGCcttcaataaaataaatctaaattaattaataaataattattaaaattgtCTTGGGAAACACTTTTTAGTCTCtgaaagttcatttaaaaatgatttgcattattttttagTCAACCAGTCTAGAGCTCTTTTCTGTAGTAAAACTAGTGAGTTTAATATTGtgcatattattttatatttaattccCTTTGTCTGTACAGGAATACgtttgatttttaaatcacaactcAAGCTCAATATATCAGGTTTACTATTTTCACATATTCGATtacttgagaaaatattgtcAAATAGAATTGCCACATTTTGTAACCCCCATCTGATTCATTTTAGGGCCATTTGAGTAGAGTTATAGCTTAAGttccaaaatccaaaaaatacagcttttttttaaagttaaagccTTTAAATGTTTAGTGCAAAACTTCTATAGATTACGCCTCATTTACTATTAAATGATACTACATGAACACATTAAAGTGACTACTACACTGTTGTCACTATCGGGTAATGGTGACCACTGTGTGACTGTATGACTTTCTCAGATTGCTTTATTTGGACACATTAAAATGTTGTATCGGTTCAGCTGTGATGGCCTTTAGCTTTAAATGTGGCCTTTGTTTATGGCCTGGAGCCAgtgtcagaaaaagaaagatcAAGTTCCAGATGCATGTGATTACAATGGTAGTCATTCATCCACATAAACAACAAAGGTTGAAGATTTCATGGTGGTTATTCACCATCGTCATGAGCAAAACTCACCATCTAGAGCCAGCATTGAAGGGAAATCCTTGCAGTTTGACACACCAGTGGAATCAGTAACACAAGTTTTCCACAAGTTGGACCAGAATGTGGCTGTGGTGATGACCGTCCCATCCACAGAGGACACCTTCCAGTAATCTGTGGGCAGAGTTGATGACACAAGGATCCAGCCAGAGATGGTCAGGAGAAAGGCGACAATCTCTGTTGCCATGTTGCCCATTTTTCTCCCTCTGGACCTCCTGGAGGTCTGTGCTGGGATAAGGACGGAGATCTTTTCCTCAGAAGTGTCAGAGAGGAAGTGGGAGGGTTCGGTCCCGGACAGGTGCGTCAGCATTGGCAGTTCTGCAGAATTTTTGCTTTCCTTTCACCTGCTCTGCCAAGCATCGACATCTCGGAGCCAATACCTTTCAATGCACATCATTCACTGACTCACAATtagttgttgtgtgtgttgtgtttgtgtttagtgaTGGGAGGGTGAAgggttgcacacacacacacacacacacacacacacaccaatcatCACTATACGCAGTGTCTGCAATGGGATCTGCAGAGAAAGGAAGTCTTTAATTGAAAGGATCTGAAAAGTCTTTGACAGAGAGGGAACACAAGATTGGAGAGATTGTATCGTGCATTGGATTAGTGAGTGATGTTGTGTGTTCAACATTGTTTCAAGTCCTCAGCACTAAATGAAGGCAGATTGGTCAAAAAGGTagaatacatatttatttaatactgGTGTTACACTGGGACAGCTCCATCAAGTGGCAGAAAGTGGAAACTGCTTCTATAGCTCAAGGTGCTTCCTCATTTCTCTGCTTTTAAATCTATATGTTGTGTCTGaagaatagtgtgtgtgtggttttgtgaggttttgtgtgtgtgcttgcatttatttctctgtgaaGTCCAAACtatacaaacctatctttgtggggttATTTTGTGTGGGTACCACAACTTTAAAttgctttttcagggttaaaacctggttttagggctgGGTtgagggttaaggttaggaacttagttgtgatggttaaaatataaaaacaagtttgtgtgtgtccattccATTTTTATCAGATGAGCTAAAGCATTTCTTCATCATGATCATTTGAATTTCACACATCTGAACATACGctcgctctctttcttttctctgtcttcctTGATGTGATCCCGAAATACTGTACGGTCACTATAGCATTGCTACAACAATAAGTCAGTGCCCTAAGACATTTGCACAGTTCTGTTTATCCAGATTCATTAACACATGTTAAAATTGCTATATATGTTTTCTTAAGCTATAGGCTATATTCAAATTGTATATCGTCTCTGTATATTCCAGACCTCAGGGATGTTGCTGTTACAGCTGTTAGGTCTTCTACGACTCGGAGTGAATGCAGGCTTAGCGTACATTTTACTGGAGCTGGTCATTCATTAAAAGTTGCGTCGAGTTTCTCGTGTCACAGCCGCCTTGAGTTGATGGATGTCAAAACGTATTTAGTCACATTAGTGTTAGTAAGTTATCTGAAGTGCTGCTTTCATATCTGCTTATATTCCATTCCCACAACCATGAGCTCTGCCTCATGTTCTTGTTCTcattttatcagtgtttttgtcatattCTGTTCTGTGCTGGGACCTTTTTAATATCCACAGTACATTTGGTGATTAGATTGTTCTTGTAGGACCACATGGTAGTTTAACAGTTATTGTCATTGACGGTAAGGTGGCGAGAGTCAAAACAAAGAGAATAAAGTGGAAAGAATAAACTTAAATTTGGGGTACATTTTGGCTTCCTGTGGGTCTTTTTTGAcccgtctagtctgtgctttctcaggctgtggtctcccacgtttttaaacTCAGTCATAAAGTAAAACACTTGGTCTAAACGTAAAACTGAcctactgttgtgttttaaaccaGTCATGAACGTGAGCAGACGGGGCAGCCAATAGCAGAAGAGCACAACATTTTCCAGCCAATCGTCATCAAttaatgttgggtttttttccattcatgtcTCGTGTCGTGTTTGTCCAGGTTCATACtgtaactcactcactcacacacatacagcgaGTCGTACCTCCGCGGCTCTACTCCACACCCGGAGCAGCTGCTTTCTGAGCGgatacagctgctgctgctgttgaacaAGCACCATGGAGAGAGTCGGTAAAGAACCCAAGATGAACCCATCGTCGACGGCCAATTTTCTGTCAAAGCTATGTTTCTGGTAAGTTGACCAAACTTTTGTCATGTAGTATTTAAATAtactgaaaacacttttttttttttttaaccaagcACATGTTCTCAATTATATTGGAAAAAGCaatcacaaaatgacatttacCAGACTGCTGCCATTTATATTTTCCAATAAAATGTGACCAGTTGTGCTTTACACATGACTAAATACAATTAAGCACAAGCACGAATTACTCGaactaatcgattattaatcattactaaattaatcatctaCTGTTTTGATACGTTTTCAGATCTtcttatatgtaaatattttctggtttatttgctccatataagaaagaaattattaaaacggacaattttttttggtttgtggacaaaacaagatatttcaGAGCACCgtcataaatatataatatatatattgttaatcatatatatgtatatgtatatatatgtatatatatatatatacatatacatatatatgtgtatattatggCATGCCGTTCAGGAAATTAAtctttgaatatattgaatgaacctttgaatatatggaatgaatcctgaatatatggaatgaaactttgaatatatTTAATGAAA
Above is a window of Solea senegalensis isolate Sse05_10M linkage group LG2, IFAPA_SoseM_1, whole genome shotgun sequence DNA encoding:
- the LOC122765256 gene encoding claudin-10-like yields the protein MGNMATEIVAFLLTISGWILVSSTLPTDYWKVSSVDGTVITTATFWSNLWKTCVTDSTGVSNCKDFPSMLALDAYIQVCRGLMITAVCLGFFGAILALVGMKCTKIGGSETTKARLTVLSGFHFILSGLCCMIACSIYARRITTDFFDPLFVAQKFELGAALFIGWAGSVLCVLGGLVFCLSLSEGFSVRTEFSHNGVASFVEARNKHSKMTNSLHKEAGEHSRQFGKNAYV